A stretch of DNA from Paenibacillus albus:
GGCGCCCAGGCGGCGGCGAAGGAGTCGGAGGCCGGTCTCACTGTGGAAGGGCCGCTTCAGGACATGGATGCAGATGCCCAAATCCGAATGATTCAAGAGGCAGCCGACCGGAAACCCGATGCGCTCATTGTAGCGCCGGTTCACGATCCCCGCTTTAACGATATTTTGCATGACATCCGCGCGCGCGGCATCAAGCTCGTCGTTGTCGATACGCCGCTCGCCCTCGATGCACCGCCGTATTACGTTGCGAACAACCACATGGAAGCCGGGCGTCAAGCGGGGAGAACGGCGGTGGAGGCGACGAAAGGCAAGCTGAGCGCCGCTATCATTAGCGACTTTCCGAACTCAGGCGTACAAAGCGAGCGCGAGCGCGGAGTGAAGGACGCGCTCGATGCCCATGCGGATGAATACGATGAGACGTTCTATGCCGGCAATTCTGAGGATAATGCGTACGCCTATACGAGATCGCTGCTTCTTCGCAGCCCTGGCATCAACACCATCATTGCGCTCAGTGAGCCGGCCGTGCTTGGGGCGGCGAAAGCGCTGAAGGAGCTGGACCTCGCAGGCAAAGTGAAGCTGATCGGCTTCGACAGCTCCGTCTATGAGATCAAGCTGCTGGAGGAAGGCGTGCTCCATGCTACGATTGTGCAGAAGCCGTTCAATATGGGCTATTTAAGCGTGAAGACGGCACTTGCGCTGGTTGATGGGAAACGAACGGATCAGACGACCTATATCGATTCGGTTGTCGTGACCAAATCCAATATGTATACACCAGAGAATCAGAAGCTGCTGTTCCCGTTCATTCAAAAATAATGCTGTCAGGGGGCGAGATAACGTGATGACCAAGCGACTACTAACTGGGGCTGGGACGCTTGCTATAGCCGCAAGCTTGCTGATGCTGTTCACTGGCTGCTCCCCTTCCGAACCGGCGCCAATTATCGAAAACAAGGAGCAGCCTTCCCTCATCCGCTTCGTCGCAGCCGAGTACAGCTCCGAGACGAAGCCGCTGCTGGAGGAGCTCGTCCGGCAGTTCGAGATTCAGAACCCGACCATCGAGGTCGAGCTGCAGGTAGCCAATTGGGATATCTTAAGCGGCATCTATACCGCAATGATTAGTAAGAATCAGCCTCCCGATCTGCTCAATACGAACGCGTACGCGCAGTTCGCGAGCGATGGGCTGCTCAATGATATGGGGGATATTATGTCCCCTGAGCTGAAGCAGAAGATTTATCCGAATCTGCTCGAGAAGGACCGCATGGGCGATGTCCAATACGCGGTTCCTTACGTCGCCTCGGTACGCAATATGTACTACAACCAAGACCTGTTCGAGGAAGCAGGGATACATTCTCCGCCGAAGACATGGTCTGAGCTGAAGACTGCCGCCAGTAGAATCGTCAAGACTGGCAAGGCAACCGGCTTCGGCGTCGATCTGACCGATAACGAGACGCAGGCGTATTTGTCCTACTTCTTCTTCGGCTCAGGCGGTGGCTGGATCAAGGACGGCAAATGGACGATCAACTCCCCCGAGAATGTACAGGGGCTCTCGTTCTTGAAGGGACTGTTCGACGCGAAGCTGACCGACCCGGAGCCCACGGTCACAACACGTGACGAGAAGCAGCGGGTGCTCGGTGACGGGAAGCTCGGCATGCTCATCTCCGGCAACTATTTCACTTCCGTCGTTCCGCGCGAATTTCCTAATCTGCGATGGGGCGTCGGCCCAATTCCGGTAAAAGACGGTGAAGCCCCGCTATCGTTCGGCGTGCAGGATATGCTTGTTTCGTTCAAGAACGAGCATACGGACACTGCAGCGTTATCCAAGTTTCTGGACTTCCTGTATGACGATGGACGATACGAGGAATTCACACGGCGCGAAGGCCTATTGCCGGTTACGTCAACGGTCGGCCAGAAGCTGGCGGCCAGCGATGCAGTGATGAAGAACGAGCTGGCGGCGCTCGAGAAGGCGCAATTCTATCCCATTCAAGAGCCAGCGTGGCAATCGATCATGGATACGGCGCGCAAGCTTGGCGATGCCGTGCTGTTTGACCGCATGTCGCCGAAGCAGGCGCTTGATGAGCTGCAGCATTTTGCCGAAGCCCACAGTACGAAATAAAAGAAAAAGAGAATACTAAAGATTTCACGGAAGATATTCCATAGTGACTTGCCACCCTCTCCTCTATCATGAAGATAGAACTTCAAGCAAACCAAATTTGGGAGGGTGTGCAACACATGATACTAAAGAAAAAGCTCGCTACGCTAAGCCTTGCAACCGTAATGGCTGTCGTTCCACTGACAGGCTGCGGTTCCTCTAACGACTCCGGTAACAACAACCAAACGACCAATGCGCAGGCGGATACGTCGACGAACACATCCACAAATACGTCAACCGATGCGACAACGAACAACACCTCTACTACAGATACGACTGCAACTGCTACAAAGCTGACCGGTGATTTCGAGATCCAATACTTCGTCGGCGGCTACGGCGATAAGTGGTGGAAGAAGGTCATCGCCGACTTCAAAACAGCAAACCCGGACCTCAACATTAAAGAGCTTGCCGGCCCGAAAATCAACGAACAAACGAAGCCGCGCTGGATCGGCGGCACTCCTCCTGATTTTGTCTACATTGACGGCCCTGGCCTGAATGACCGCCAAATGGTTGAAGACGGTCAACTCGAAGACTTGACTGACTGGCTCAAGGACGCGAAGAACGTGGACGGCGATCTCATTACGGATCTGCTCGCTCAGCCTGCACAGCAATTCGACGGCAAGACCTACAACATTCCGCTCGTTCTGAACTCCTGGGGCGTGTTCTGGGATAAAGCGCTCTTCAAGGAAAAAGGCTGGACAGAGCCGCAAGACTTCGATCAATTCCTGCAAGTCAGCGACCAAATTAAAGCAGCAGGCATTACGCCATTCATCCATACCGGTAAATACCCATACTACATCAACGGTGCAATTCTGTATCCGGCAATCGTATCGGCTAACAACAACGATGCAAGCATCCTGAAGGATATGGCTGATTCCAAGGTGGAAGCGTTCCAGAAGCCGGCTGTCCTTGCTGCATTGAACCAAATCGTCGCACTCCGCGACAAGGGCTTCATCGACAAAGCTTCCATCCAAATCAACCATACCGATTCGCAAATGCTCTTCCTGCAGCATAAGGATGCATTCATCCCGAATGGCCTGTGGCTGCCGAATGAAATGTCCAAAGACATCCCTGGCGGCTTCGACTTCGGCTTCATTCCATCCGTGACACAAAGCGCAGGCGGCAAAGTGGTAGCAAACACTTCGACTGCAACTGTTGCAATCGCGAAGAATGCGAAGAACAAAGATGCGGCAAAAGCGTTCATGCAGTTCATCTTCTCGAAGGCTCAAGCATCGCAATGGGCTGAGCTGAGCGGCGCTCCTTCCAACATCAAAGGCGACATCAGCAGTTCCAATGCGCCTAGCTTCGTTAAGGATGCTGCGAAATTCCTGACAGACCCGAACACGGTCGTTATTCCGACGATTACGTTCAACGCTGACGTAGACAAAGCGATGCAGGATGCAACTGACGCTCTTACAATCAGCAAGATTACGCCGGAAGAATGGGTGAAGCGCGTCTCCGACGCAGCAGCTAAAGTGAAGCCATAATAGCAGCCTTCTCCACGCACATAATGAACAACCGAATGATGATCAGAGCTCTTTGCTGCTCTGATCATCATTCGCACTTAGACCTTAGGAAGGACGGTGGGCCAAGGTGAATTCGGGCTCGTCCAAGCTGCAGCGCAACATTTTTATCGCCTCATTCATTATTCCGACGTTCGTGTTCTACTGTATTTTTACCGTGTATCCAGTCCTGCAAGGTCTGTACTATTCGATGTTCGATTGGTCCGGCATGTCGCAGCATAAAGAGTTTGTTGGCTTCCGTAATTTCAAAGACCTGTTTCACGACCCGATCGTCTGGAAAGCGATTGGCAACGACTACTTCCTTGTTGTGGGCAAAGTGATCGGCATTATGACGATCGCGACTTTCTTTGCGGTGGCGCTGACACGATTCCGCTTCAAGCTGGCCGGCTTCTTCCGCTCCATCTTTTTTATCCCGAATATTCTTTCAGTCGTCGTTATCGGTGTCCTCTGGAATTTCATATATAACCCGCAGATCGGCTTCCTAAATGGGTTTCTATCGCTGTTCACGAAGGATACGGTCAGCATTACGTGGCTCGGCTTCACAAGCCATACGATTTGGATGCTGCTTCCCCCGACCATTTGGGCGGGTATCGGATTCTATATGATCCTGCTCATTGCTGCAATTCAGAACATCCCGGATTCTCTCTATGAAGCATCCGAGCTGGAAGGCGCGAATCAGTGGCATCAGTTCAGCAAGATTACGATTCCGCTCGTCTGGGAGCAGATGAAGGTGTCGATTCTGAACATCATGATGACAACGCTGAACGGCTCCTTCGTCATCGTCTGGATTATGACGCAGGGCGGTCCGGACAATTCCACGCAGGTTATGGGCTCTTATTTGTACCAAATGGCATTCCAGCAATATCACTTCGGTTACGGAGCTTCGATCGGCGTACTCATTCTCGTCCTGTCGCTCATTACGACGGTTGCTCTGCAGCGTCTGCTCCGTCACGAAACTGTGGAATTGGGCTGAGGAGGATATAATCATGAATTTAGGCATCCGAAACCCTGTCGCGAAAGGCTTCTTTTACATCCTATTGCTGCTGTGGACCGTGTCGGTTATTTACCCGTTATTATGGACGCTCCTCGACTCGCTGAAGGATAACGAGCAGTTCTTCATTCACGCGCCGTGGTCGCTTCCCCGCTTCCCGCTGCTCTGGTCGAACTTCAGCTACGTGTGGAGCAAATATAATTTCAATACGTACTTCGTCAATTCACTTATTGTCACTGTGGGCTCTACAGTGCTTGGTCTCTTGCTCTCGGCAATGACCGCTTACGTGCTTGCGCGGTATACGTTCAGAGGCAGCAACTTCCTGTACCTGCTGTACATCGCTTCGATGATGATTCCGTTCATTCTGGCGCTTATCCCGCTGTTCTTCCTGATGAACTCGATGCATCTCATCAATACGAAGCTTGGCCTTATCTTCGTCTACGCGTCCAGCCTGCTGGCGTTCGGCATCTTCGTGCTTGCCGGCTTCTTCAAGTCGCTGCCGAAGGAGCTGGAGGAATCGGCGCAAATTGACGGCGCCTCGCATTTCGGCACGTTCTTCCGCATTATGCTGCCACTAGCCCAGCCGGGTCTCGTAACGGTCGCGATTATCAACGTGCTGAACATCTGGAACGAGTACGTGGTCGGTACGATTATCGTGAATGACCCGACTCAGTACACGCTTCCGATTGAAATCGCGGTTATGCAGCAAGAAATGCAATACCGCACGGAATGGGGCCCGTTGTTCGCAGCGCTGCTCGTCACCATCGTGCCGGTGCTCATCATGTACATCCTGTTCCAACGCAAGATCGCCAGCGGAATTACAGCTGGTGCTGTGAAATAGTTAAACAACCTTAGCCCGCGGAGATTTAGCTTTCATCCCCTGCTTGCTAAGGTTGTTGTTATTTTAAAAGCTTATGAAAGCTTGCTTACGACTTGCTGCAGCGCCTCTTGAATTGGCGTGAGCGGGCGACCAAGCAGCTTCTCGAAGTCACTGCTCTCTACTTCAAGCGAGCCTTCGCGGATGCCTTGCTGAATGCCGACCACAATCGGAATGGCAAAGTCCGGTACGCCTACACCTTTCATAATGCCAGCATAAGTCTCATCGTCCACCTGCTGGACGGGTACTTCCTTACCCAGAACAGCGCCAAGCGCGGTTGCGAAATCTTCCTGCGAGAGCAAGGTGCCGGACAATTCATACGTCTTGTTCTCATGGCCTTCTCCTGCAAGAACAGCTGCTGCAGCTTGCGCATATTCCTGATGCAGCGCCCAGCCAACTTTGCCGGAGCCTGCGGACGTTATCCAAGGCGCTCCCGCGATAACCCCTTGAATGCTTCCCACTTCATTCTCAATGTACCAGTTGTTGCGCAGCAAGGCATATGGGACCCCGCTCTCACGAAGAGCTTGCTCTGCCGCTTGGTGTGGAGGCGCGAACAGAATCTTGCTGTCGGCAGCGCCAGCGAGGCTCGTATAGGAAATGAAGCCGACTTTCGCGCGGGCAGCAGCTTCAATTGCATTCACATGCTGGCGAATACGCGTCTCTGTGTCGCCGTCGGTCGAGATGATTAAGATGCGGTCAATGCCTTGGAATGCCGCGTCGAGCGTTTCCGGACGGTCAAAGTCGCCGTGGCGAACGTCGATTCCTTGTGCACGCAGCCCTTCTGCCTTCTCTGGATTACGTACACTTACCGCGATTTGACTTGCCGGTACCGTTTTTAGCAATTCCTCTACCACTTCCGCGCCTAGCTTCCCTGTAGCACCTGTCACTAACAATTTCATTGACTTGTTCCTCCTCAGTATTGTTGTAACTATTATTGTTATAACAATAATAGTTACAACACGTTTATAAAAGAAAGGTTCTTAGGCAACAACGTTTTTTCGCGAATCTCCCTTGCGAAATCGTTTTGTGCCTGAATAGAACCTTTACTTAAACTTCTCAAGCAGCTGCGCAATCGTTGTCTGTGCAAGCCTCTGCTCCATGAGCGCCTGCGCCTGTGCAAGCTCATCTTGAAGCACCTGCTCAATATTCCGACCAACGGTGCATTCGATCTTCGAGTGCTCATGAATGCGAAACAGCTGATTATTCTCCGTCACGCCTACGGCATGATACACATCAAGCAGCGTAATATCTGCCGGGTCCTTCAACAAGGCCGCCCCGCCTACGCCCGCCCTAACCTCTACCAGGCCAGCCTTCTTCAGCATCCCCATGATCCGCCGTATGACGACCGGGTTCGTGTTGACGCTGCCTGCGATATAGTCGCCTGTACTATCTGGCGCAACGGCGATAAGAGAAAGTGTATGAACCGCAATTGAGAATCGTGTGCTAATCTGCTTCACTTTAACCACCACCGTTGTAACCATTGTAGTTACTTCTCATCTTGCTGTCAAGAATGCGATTAGCAGCACTATCCCGTCTGCTCTTGCGCCGCCCATTGATTGTTTACCAGCCCCGCGTAGAAGCCATTCATGCGGAGCAGCTCGTCATGCGATCCCGCTTCGATAATTTCCCCGCCACTCACGACCAGTATACGATCAGCTTCCCTGATCGTACTGAGCCTATGCGCAATAACGAAGCTCGTTCGGCCTTTCATCAGCGACTTCATCGCCTCTTGGATATGGAGCTCCGTCCGTGTATCCACGCTGCTCGTCGCCTCGTCCAGAATGAGAATCGCAGGATTCGCCAGCACCGCGCGCGCGATTGTAAGCAGCTGCTTCTGCCCTTGGCTCAGGTTGCTTCCATCAGCGCTTAAATCTGTATCGTAGCCCTTCGGAAGCTTGCGAATGAAGGAATCGGCATTCGCGTGTCTAGCCGCCGCTTCCACTTCCTGATCGGTAGCATCAAGTCGTCCGTAACGGATATTTTCACGGATTGTCCCTGAGAATACATAAGCATCCTGCAGCACTAGCCCGATTTGCCTCCGCAGCTCTTGCTTGCTGAACCGCTGAATATCTTCGCCGTCAATCAAGATGCGTCCCGCCCCGATTTCATAGAAGCGTGTCAGCAGGTTGATGACGGTCGTTTTACCCGCGCCTGTTGGTCCCACCAGCGCAATCATCTGGCCTGGCTCAGCGTGCAGCGACAGCTGCTTCAGCACGGGCACATCCGGCTTATAGCCGAAACTAACGTGATCGAACACGACCTCTCCCCGTATTGAGCTTGGGCTCGGGCTTTGGAGATTATCGCCCCGATCGGCCTCGCTATCCTCCTGCATCTCCGGCTCTAGATCGAGCACCTCGAACACCCGCTCCGCTCCGGCAACCGCCGATTGGAACAAGTTATATTGATTCGCGAGCTGATTGATCGGCTGGCTGAACTGTGTGGAATAGTTAAGGAAGCTGACGATAACGCCAATCGTAATGAGATCATGGTAAGCAAAAAGTCCGCCGCATACAGCAATGATGACAAACGTCAAATTGCGCATCGTGTTCATCATCGGTCCCATGGAGCCGGAGAGGCTCTGAGCCTTGATGCTGACCTTCCGCAGCTTTTCATTAATGTCGCGGAACTGCTCCGTCGATGTTTCTTCCCGCCCGAATACTTTGACCACCTTAAGCCCGGAGATCATCTCTTGGACAAAGCCGTTCACCTCGCCAAGATGCTTCTGCTGCTGGGTGAAATAATGCCTCGTGTACTTCGTTATTTTCTTCGTAATATACGCAATGAGCGGTACGGTCAGAATCGTAATGAGCGTCATCCAGCCGCTTAGCACGAACATCATGATCACGCTGCCGACGAGCATCAGGATGCCTGAAATCAGCTGAACGACCGTTTGATTCAGCGTATTGGAAACATTGGCGATATCGTTGGTCGCCCGGCTCATCAGCTCGCCATGCGTCTTCTGGTCGAAGAACGGAACCGGCAGCAGCTGGTAATGCGCCATAATGTCTTTGCACATGTCGCGAACCGTATTTTGCGAGAGGCTCGAGGCTGAATACTGCTGAATCCAAGTAAAAGCAGCCCCAAGCAAATAAACGCCTAGTAAAAGCATGCCCATTCGCATAAAACCGTCAAATTGGAGCGGAACAACGTAGTCATCGACCATTTTGCCGATCATATAAGGGCCTAACAGGGCAAGACCGGAAGTAATAAGGGTACTCAGCACGACGACAAGGAGCGCCTTACGTTGTCTGGCCAAATAACTGCCGATCCGCCGCAGCGTTTCTGCCGTATTCTTCGACCTTACCTTCTGAGGACCGCCGAGCTGCGGCCCGAAGCCTTGGCGAAAGCCCATCTGATCGAAATTCGACGACACCGGAGCCGCTGCTTGGTTCGAGTTAGTTGGACGCGATGGATTGGTGCTGCCGGACATATGCCGCCACCTCCTCCTTGCCGAATTGGGACCGGTAAATATCTTGATAGACTTCGCAAGAAGCGAGCAATTCCTCGTGGGTGCCGCTGCCTGCAATCATGCCATCGTCGAGCACAATGATCTTATGCGCTTGAGCAACAGAGGTGATGCGCTGCGCGATGATGAACGTAACCGTGTCCTTCATAATGGCTGTTAAAGCATCGCGGAGCTTCCGCTCGGTGCCGAGATCCAGCGCACTCGCGCTGTCATCCATAATCAGAATTGGCGGCTTGATGAGCAGCGCTCGCGCAATCGAGACCCGCTGCTTCTGCCCTCCGGATAGATTGACGCCCTTCTGGCCAAGCAGCGTCTCATAACCATCCGGCAGATGAACGATAAAATCATGCGCCTGCGCTATCCGTGCAGCCGACTCGACGTCCGCTTGCGATGCGCCAGGACTGCCAAAAGCGATATTATCTCTGATCGTGCCGGTGAACAGGAACGATTCCTGCAGCATCATCCCGATACTGCGCCGAAGCTCGGTGAACGGCAGCTCCCTTATATCTGTGCCATCGATCTGTATGGAGCCGGATGTCACATCGTATAGGCGCGGAATCAGCTGGACAAGCGTTGATTTGCCTGACCCTGTAGCGCCAATAATGGCGATTGTCTCGCCGCGACGGGCTTCCAGATTAATGTCCCGCAGTACGAGTTCATTCGCGGAAGTCGATCCGCTATAGGAGAATGCTACTCCGCTCAGCTTCACATGTTTAACCGGCAGCATGGCGTTACCGCCTTTGTGATCTTGACGCTTCGTATCCTCAATCTTCGGCTGCGTTGCCAGCACCTCTTGGATGCGCTTCGCGGATACATTCGCCTGCGAAACGTTCATGAGCAGTCCGCTTACCATCAGCAAGGAAGAGAGCACTTGAATGACATAGTTGATAAAAGCGACAAGCTCGCCAACCTGCACCGAGCCTTGCGTCACTAGATCCTTGCCCCCATATAGCAGAATCGCTACAAGACAGGCATTCATGATAAAGGTGACGATCGGAGCGTTCAGTGCGATGAAACGGGCCGCTCTAATGGAGATCTGCGTGTAATCCCGGTTAACCGCATTGAAACGCTCGGTCTCATAACCGGATCTCACGAATGCTTTGATGACCCGGATGCCTGCAACATTTTCTTGAATGCGCGTGTTGACTGCATCGAGTCTCGTCTGAACAGCCGAGAACAGCTTGGTTGAGAATTTAATAAGGATGATAAGAACGAGACTGAGCGCAACCAGCGTTCCCAGCAAAATAAGGCCGAGCCGTACATTCATGAGCAGTGCCATTACGACACTGCCGATTAGCAAGCCCGGCGCCCGTACGAGACCTTGCAGCGCCATCTGAACGAGATTCTGCACTTGGACCACATCGCTAGTCATCCGAGTGATCAGCGAGCCTGACTTCAGCTGATCTACATTTTCGAAGGAGAAGGTCTGTACTTTCTTGAACAGCGCTTCGCGGATATCTGCGCCGAAATTCTGTGAAGCGCGGCTCGCAAATAGGTTGCAGGCAACGCCCGTAATAAGCGACAGCAGCGCCACTACAGCCATGAATATCCCTGTCATCTCGATGACGGAGAAATCGCGTTCGACGACGCCGAACGTGACAATATGGGCTGCTAGACGCGGCTGCAGCAGATCGAAGAACACTTCCAAGAGCATAAAGATTGGGCCGAGCAAGACGTACTTCCAATACGGCTTAATATAAGCTCTTAACTCCCACATTCGTTAGCTGTCTCCTTCTTTGTCGTCTGGGGCTGGGTCTACTGCTGGGTCTCCGACTGCGTCCGGGGATTCGGCTTCGGCAGGGACTGCGGCTTCGGCTGCGTCCGACTCGAGCTCGCGAATGTCGAAATGCTGGGTGTATTCGTCAATGATGGCTTCGACTGCTTTCAGCTCGCCAAGCACCGTTGGTCTGATGTCCTGAAACTCCGGCGTATCAAGCTGCCGCTGCAAGGTTGCGCGTTTCACTGTGAGCCGCTGCAGAAATTCAAGCGCCCGTCCTCTGCGGAAGGTTTGTGCTCCGTGATGATGGTGGTGATGTCTGCCGGGCCCATGGCCGGGTCCTCCATGACCATGACCGGGTCCATGGCCGTGTCCGTGTCCGTTTCTCATAGGTTCACGTCCTTTCTTCGTGCATACATTTGTATACAACTGCTTTCAATAACTACTGTATACAAATGTATGCATGTCTGTCAATTTAAATTAATTTCACTTTACCTGTCACAAATCCAGCGTCTCTGTTGTCTTAGATAACGAAAGTTCATCCCCACCATGTTCAACAATCCAATCATCCAATGGAGGTAAATCCAATGAAACTAAGAATGAATCATATGAATGCAAACCGTGCCGGATTCCAAGCCATGCTAGCCCTTGAGGAAGCGTCGAAGAAGATGGGCCTTGATCCTCTCCTGTATGAGCTTATCAAGATTAGAGCTTCCCAAATCAATGGCTGCTCCTTCTGCCTCGACATGCACGTGACAGACACACGCAAACTTGGCGAGTCCGAGCAGCGTCTCGCCCTAATCTCCGTATGGCGCGAGACTCCGTTCTTCTCCGAGCAAGAGCGTGCTGCGCTTGCATTGACTGAAGCAGTAACGGTTATTTCCGCTCAAGGCGTACCGCAGGAGTTGTACGACGAAGTCCGGGCTCACTTCAGCGAGAGCGAAGTAGTTGCTCTCGTCATGGCAATCAACGCCATCAACTGCTGGAACCGCATGGCGATTACGACAGGCATGTTCCCAGGCTGCTACGAAGCTTAATCCGTTTCTCGATCAAATAAAGCCACCCTGCACTAGGGTGGCTTTATTGCTCGTGCATAGATAGAATGATAATCAACAAGGTCAGAAACCTGCGAAAGGAAGGGTCCGCCGTGATGATGAACGATGCAACGCCTCTGGCTCAGCCTGCTCTGATCGAGCAGCTTTATCGCGATTACAAGCCTCTGCTCGCATCCGTCGCGTACCGAATGCTTGGCTCGATGAGCGAGGCAGAAGATGCCGTGCAGGATGTGTTCGTCGCCGTCAGCAAGCAGGATAACGGCACTGTGCTGCAGCATCCGAAGGCTTATCTCGTGAAGCTGGTCACGAATCGCGCGCTTAATATGATGAAGGCGGCGCCGCGCAAGCGGGAGAGCTACCCCGGGCAGTGGCTGCCGGAGCCGATTATTGAGCTGGATGCTGGCGAGGCGCCGCTCGATCGGCTCGTTCGCGACGAGCAGCTCGGCTACGCTCTGCTCGTCCTGCTGCAGACGTGCACGCCGCCGGAACGGGCGGTATTCGTGCTGAGGGAATCCTTCGGCTACGATTACGCCGACATCGCCGCCATGCTGGATAAGACCGAGGCCGCCTGCCGCAAAATCTACAGCCGCGCTGCTGCCAAGATCGGCCATCGTCCGGCGGCGGAAGCCGATACCGCGCTGGACGCATCCATCAAGCGGTTCGTCCACACGTTTACGCAGGCGATCAACACCGGCAAACTCGATAGCTTCATTCATCTGCTCACCGAAGACGCCGTCATGCTCACTGACGGCGGAGGCGTCGTACGCTCGGCGATCAATCCGATCGCGGGCCGGCACCGCATCGCCGCCTTCCTCGCAGGCATCGCCGGCAAAGGCTCGCTTCAAGGTGAATTCCGCGAGGTTACGATCAGCGGACAGCGAGGCTTGCTCCTGCTTCGCGCGGGCCGGCCTCCGTTCGCGATTATTTTCGAGCCGACAGCGGGGCTTGGCGCTATCGGGGCGATCTATATGGTCAGCAATCCGGAGAAGCTGCAGCGGATTAATTAGCTTTCTGTTAAGAGGGGGATTCCGCCAATGTGGGGTAGCTACTACCCCTCTTGAGCGATTTCTATTGAATTTAAACCAATGTAGGGCACTGAGTACCTCTCTTACGGGAAATTCTTATGATTTGCGACCATGTAGGGTTTCTGGTACCTCTCTTGGCATTCACTTTAATGGAATATGAGAAAATTCGGTGAATCGAGCTAATGTG
This window harbors:
- a CDS encoding sigma-70 family RNA polymerase sigma factor, whose product is MMNDATPLAQPALIEQLYRDYKPLLASVAYRMLGSMSEAEDAVQDVFVAVSKQDNGTVLQHPKAYLVKLVTNRALNMMKAAPRKRESYPGQWLPEPIIELDAGEAPLDRLVRDEQLGYALLVLLQTCTPPERAVFVLRESFGYDYADIAAMLDKTEAACRKIYSRAAAKIGHRPAAEADTALDASIKRFVHTFTQAINTGKLDSFIHLLTEDAVMLTDGGGVVRSAINPIAGRHRIAAFLAGIAGKGSLQGEFREVTISGQRGLLLLRAGRPPFAIIFEPTAGLGAIGAIYMVSNPEKLQRIN
- a CDS encoding ABC transporter ATP-binding protein — encoded protein: MSGSTNPSRPTNSNQAAAPVSSNFDQMGFRQGFGPQLGGPQKVRSKNTAETLRRIGSYLARQRKALLVVVLSTLITSGLALLGPYMIGKMVDDYVVPLQFDGFMRMGMLLLGVYLLGAAFTWIQQYSASSLSQNTVRDMCKDIMAHYQLLPVPFFDQKTHGELMSRATNDIANVSNTLNQTVVQLISGILMLVGSVIMMFVLSGWMTLITILTVPLIAYITKKITKYTRHYFTQQQKHLGEVNGFVQEMISGLKVVKVFGREETSTEQFRDINEKLRKVSIKAQSLSGSMGPMMNTMRNLTFVIIAVCGGLFAYHDLITIGVIVSFLNYSTQFSQPINQLANQYNLFQSAVAGAERVFEVLDLEPEMQEDSEADRGDNLQSPSPSSIRGEVVFDHVSFGYKPDVPVLKQLSLHAEPGQMIALVGPTGAGKTTVINLLTRFYEIGAGRILIDGEDIQRFSKQELRRQIGLVLQDAYVFSGTIRENIRYGRLDATDQEVEAAARHANADSFIRKLPKGYDTDLSADGSNLSQGQKQLLTIARAVLANPAILILDEATSSVDTRTELHIQEAMKSLMKGRTSFVIAHRLSTIREADRILVVSGGEIIEAGSHDELLRMNGFYAGLVNNQWAAQEQTG
- a CDS encoding ABC transporter ATP-binding protein; translated protein: MWELRAYIKPYWKYVLLGPIFMLLEVFFDLLQPRLAAHIVTFGVVERDFSVIEMTGIFMAVVALLSLITGVACNLFASRASQNFGADIREALFKKVQTFSFENVDQLKSGSLITRMTSDVVQVQNLVQMALQGLVRAPGLLIGSVVMALLMNVRLGLILLGTLVALSLVLIILIKFSTKLFSAVQTRLDAVNTRIQENVAGIRVIKAFVRSGYETERFNAVNRDYTQISIRAARFIALNAPIVTFIMNACLVAILLYGGKDLVTQGSVQVGELVAFINYVIQVLSSLLMVSGLLMNVSQANVSAKRIQEVLATQPKIEDTKRQDHKGGNAMLPVKHVKLSGVAFSYSGSTSANELVLRDINLEARRGETIAIIGATGSGKSTLVQLIPRLYDVTSGSIQIDGTDIRELPFTELRRSIGMMLQESFLFTGTIRDNIAFGSPGASQADVESAARIAQAHDFIVHLPDGYETLLGQKGVNLSGGQKQRVSIARALLIKPPILIMDDSASALDLGTERKLRDALTAIMKDTVTFIIAQRITSVAQAHKIIVLDDGMIAGSGTHEELLASCEVYQDIYRSQFGKEEVAAYVRQHQSIASN
- a CDS encoding carboxymuconolactone decarboxylase family protein — its product is MKLRMNHMNANRAGFQAMLALEEASKKMGLDPLLYELIKIRASQINGCSFCLDMHVTDTRKLGESEQRLALISVWRETPFFSEQERAALALTEAVTVISAQGVPQELYDEVRAHFSESEVVALVMAINAINCWNRMAITTGMFPGCYEA